In Kitasatospora gansuensis, a genomic segment contains:
- a CDS encoding 3-oxoacyl-ACP reductase, whose translation MTKRLDGRVAVITGAGSGIGLATAKRFAAEGAKVVCVDLDPESGAKAANEVDGLFIQADVTDEAAVIAMYQQAVDHYGSLDIAFNNAGISPPEDDSILTTGLEAWKRVQEVNLTSVYLCCKYAIPHMQRQGKGSIINTASFVAVMGAATSQISYSASKGGVLAMSRELGVQFAREGIRINALCPGPVNTPLLQELFAKDPERAARRLVHIPLGRFAEPSEIAAAVAFLASDDSSFMTANTFLVDGGISGAYVTPE comes from the coding sequence ATGACCAAGCGTCTGGACGGCCGGGTGGCCGTCATCACCGGAGCGGGCAGCGGGATCGGTCTGGCGACCGCGAAGCGGTTCGCCGCCGAGGGGGCGAAGGTGGTCTGCGTCGACCTCGACCCGGAGAGCGGGGCCAAGGCCGCCAACGAGGTCGACGGCCTGTTCATCCAGGCCGACGTGACCGACGAGGCGGCGGTGATCGCGATGTACCAGCAGGCGGTGGACCACTACGGCAGTCTGGACATCGCCTTCAACAACGCGGGCATCTCGCCGCCGGAGGACGACTCGATCCTGACCACCGGGCTTGAGGCCTGGAAGCGGGTCCAGGAGGTCAACCTGACGAGTGTGTACCTGTGCTGCAAGTACGCGATCCCGCACATGCAGCGGCAGGGCAAGGGCTCGATCATCAACACCGCCTCGTTTGTCGCGGTGATGGGCGCGGCCACCTCGCAGATCTCCTACTCCGCCTCCAAGGGCGGGGTGCTGGCGATGTCGCGCGAGCTCGGTGTGCAGTTCGCCCGCGAGGGCATCCGGATCAACGCGCTCTGCCCGGGGCCGGTGAACACCCCGCTGCTGCAGGAGCTGTTCGCCAAGGACCCGGAGCGGGCGGCCCGGCGGCTGGTGCACATTCCGCTGGGGCGGTTCGCGGAGCCGTCCGAGATCGCGGCGGCGGTCGCCTTCCTGGCCAGTGACGACTCGTCGTTCATGACGGCGAACACCTTCCTGGTGGACGGTGGGATCTCGGGGGCTTACGTGACACCGGAGTAG